The Candidatus Dechloromonas phosphoritropha genome includes a region encoding these proteins:
- a CDS encoding DUF721 domain-containing protein — protein sequence MTNTLERYLDNDSGAGRVMAHARLLLDLARRFEKAAPAGLGEVAHIANYKSGKVVIHADNGAVATKIRQLSQRLCDELSKGGAECSGIEVKVQPRQIPHQSPTSTTKPLSAGACGALRSASENLPDGPLRKALDTLLARAARQE from the coding sequence ATGACCAACACGCTTGAGCGCTATCTTGACAACGATTCCGGCGCCGGCAGGGTGATGGCCCATGCCAGACTGCTACTCGACCTCGCGCGCCGCTTCGAGAAGGCGGCCCCGGCGGGACTGGGCGAAGTTGCGCACATTGCCAACTACAAGTCGGGGAAAGTTGTTATCCACGCCGACAATGGCGCAGTCGCCACCAAGATTCGCCAGTTGAGCCAGCGTCTGTGCGACGAGTTATCCAAGGGAGGGGCGGAGTGTAGCGGTATCGAGGTGAAAGTTCAACCCCGCCAAATCCCCCACCAATCACCGACTTCAACCACGAAGCCTCTCTCTGCGGGGGCCTGCGGGGCGCTCCGGTCAGCCTCTGAAAACCTGCCGGACGGGCCGCTGCGGAAGGCACTGGACACCTTGCTGGCGCGTGCCGCTAGGCAGGAATGA
- a CDS encoding UDP-3-O-acyl-N-acetylglucosamine deacetylase produces the protein MLKQRTLKTVIRASGVGLHGGVKVNMTLRPAAANSGIVFRRTDLPEPVDIPATAFMVGDTRMCSCLEKAGVKVGTVEHLMSAFAGLGIDNAWVDLDAPEVPILDGSASPFVFLIQSAGIEEQNAAKKFIRITKPVEVRDGDKWARFEPYDGYKLTFSITFNHPAIDKSAQKSEIDFAEHSYVREVARARTFGFMQEVEYLRESGLALGGGLENAIVLDEFRVLNQDGLRYGDEFVKHKILDAVGDLYLLGHPLLAAYSSHKGGHALNNMLARELLNRRDSWELVTFEQVERAPASVTRWLNQLA, from the coding sequence ATGCTCAAGCAACGCACACTCAAGACCGTTATCCGCGCCTCCGGCGTCGGCCTGCATGGGGGCGTCAAGGTCAACATGACTCTCCGTCCGGCCGCCGCGAACAGCGGGATCGTCTTCCGGCGCACGGATCTGCCGGAACCAGTGGATATTCCCGCCACCGCCTTCATGGTCGGCGATACGCGGATGTGTTCGTGCCTGGAAAAGGCAGGAGTCAAGGTTGGTACGGTTGAGCACCTGATGTCGGCATTTGCCGGCCTCGGGATCGATAATGCCTGGGTCGATCTGGATGCCCCGGAAGTGCCCATCCTCGATGGCTCGGCTTCACCGTTTGTCTTCCTGATTCAGTCGGCAGGCATAGAGGAGCAGAACGCCGCCAAGAAGTTCATTCGCATCACTAAGCCCGTCGAGGTTCGCGATGGCGACAAGTGGGCGCGTTTCGAGCCTTATGATGGCTACAAGCTGACCTTTTCGATCACCTTCAATCATCCGGCGATCGACAAGTCGGCGCAGAAGTCCGAAATCGATTTCGCAGAGCATTCCTATGTTCGTGAAGTAGCCCGCGCACGTACCTTCGGGTTCATGCAGGAAGTCGAATACCTGCGTGAAAGTGGCCTCGCCCTCGGCGGCGGACTGGAAAACGCAATCGTTCTCGACGAATTTCGCGTTCTCAACCAGGACGGGCTGCGCTACGGCGACGAGTTCGTCAAGCACAAGATTCTCGACGCCGTGGGTGATCTTTACCTGCTCGGCCATCCACTGCTGGCGGCTTATTCGTCGCACAAGGGAGGACATGCGCTCAACAACATGCTTGCCCGCGAACTCCTCAATCGGCGCGATTCCTGGGAATTGGTGACCTTCGAACAGGTCGAGCGGGCGCCGGCAAGCGTGACGCGCTGGCTAAACCAGCTCGCATAG
- a CDS encoding transcriptional regulator: MDEKAEFAERLKQAMLAAGYEPRPSVIEREFNQRYWGRSISFQAARQWLLGKAVPQQDKLQILADWLKIEPQILRFGGEAIRSVQEKKKRWEEAVTGPEREVLEAFVNLPAPQKKVAREVILALAKVSS; the protein is encoded by the coding sequence ATGGATGAGAAAGCCGAATTTGCCGAACGCTTGAAGCAAGCCATGCTCGCTGCTGGCTATGAGCCACGGCCTTCAGTGATCGAGCGCGAGTTCAATCAGCGGTACTGGGGACGTTCGATTTCCTTCCAGGCCGCGAGGCAATGGTTGCTCGGCAAGGCCGTACCGCAGCAAGACAAGCTTCAAATCCTCGCCGACTGGCTCAAGATCGAGCCGCAAATTCTGCGCTTCGGCGGCGAAGCGATCCGCTCGGTTCAGGAAAAGAAAAAGCGCTGGGAAGAAGCCGTCACCGGACCCGAGCGCGAGGTACTGGAGGCCTTCGTCAACCTGCCGGCGCCGCAGAAGAAGGTGGCGCGCGAGGTGATCCTCGCGCTGGCCAAGGTCAGTAGCTGA
- a CDS encoding DUF1186 domain-containing protein encodes MNWEDILNSFRSPRRGYPVLAARAVLNDGEHYECLIAELERISGDPDEMAESMFHLHAMHLLAQRRETRALRPLLRIAALPEAALDEALGDHLTESFHRCVAAVCDDESLIRDFIENRQYSEWARHMMVGALVSRVIAGDSPAEQLLEWLCARGDQTMLWISEQPATVNTRSDELLMDALAGALADIGTSVHLPTIQRWWNAGVLDPQVASIGWYGRELERPLAERLDSFLSYKQPYVPDAIGDMQTWHCFSDRFHDLPARPPLAGEAAPSNSGLNRATPKVGRNEPCPCGSGKKYKKCCGA; translated from the coding sequence TTGAACTGGGAAGACATACTGAATTCATTCCGCAGCCCGCGCCGCGGCTATCCGGTTCTGGCGGCGCGAGCGGTGCTGAACGATGGCGAACATTATGAGTGCCTGATAGCCGAACTGGAGCGGATATCCGGCGACCCGGACGAAATGGCCGAGTCGATGTTTCATCTGCACGCCATGCATCTGCTGGCCCAGAGAAGGGAGACCCGAGCCTTGCGGCCGCTGCTGCGCATTGCCGCGCTCCCCGAGGCCGCCCTGGACGAAGCCCTTGGCGATCACCTGACCGAATCCTTTCACCGCTGCGTTGCCGCAGTCTGTGACGATGAAAGCCTGATTCGTGACTTCATCGAAAATCGCCAATATTCCGAATGGGCGCGCCATATGATGGTTGGCGCCCTCGTCAGCCGCGTAATTGCCGGCGATTCCCCGGCCGAGCAACTACTCGAATGGTTGTGTGCGCGGGGCGACCAGACAATGCTCTGGATCAGCGAACAACCCGCGACGGTGAATACGCGGAGCGACGAATTGCTCATGGATGCCTTGGCCGGCGCGCTGGCGGACATCGGAACATCAGTGCACCTGCCGACGATTCAGAGATGGTGGAATGCTGGCGTCCTGGATCCGCAAGTTGCCAGCATCGGCTGGTATGGCAGGGAACTGGAGCGCCCACTGGCCGAACGCCTCGACAGTTTCCTTTCCTACAAGCAGCCTTACGTGCCCGATGCGATTGGCGACATGCAAACGTGGCATTGCTTCTCGGATCGCTTCCATGACTTGCCAGCCAGACCCCCGCTGGCCGGCGAGGCCGCACCAAGCAATAGCGGCCTTAACCGAGCAACGCCCAAGGTTGGCCGTAACGAACCATGCCCTTGCGGCTCGGGCAAGAAATACAAGAAATGTTGCGGCGCTTGA
- a CDS encoding M23 family metallopeptidase, with the protein MPRHLAIAGFAFVSLVIATAAGLSSLATRHGSFDTGPGILAQEQETHRAQQYVNNNLQLMAKRLGELQAQLLHLDTLGERLSTLAGIKRGASPVRGPAPGQGGAFVPAPLGAEELQHEIDRLALEVDVRTDELAEFELRFLEKRVRERLMPTTLPVKDAFLGSPFGHRSDPILGQRAMHEGIDFNAEPGTPVVVAADGVIFSAAYQGDFGNMIEVDHGDGLVTRYAHLSRMDAKIGGLVKRGETIGAVGTTGRTTGPHLHFEVRMLGVAQNPAQFLKQGDEYALLKRR; encoded by the coding sequence ATGCCTCGCCATCTGGCGATTGCGGGCTTCGCGTTTGTTTCCCTCGTCATCGCGACGGCGGCCGGCCTTTCGTCACTTGCCACCCGCCACGGATCGTTCGACACCGGGCCGGGCATCCTTGCACAGGAACAGGAAACACACAGGGCCCAGCAGTACGTAAATAACAACCTGCAGTTGATGGCCAAGCGCCTTGGCGAGTTGCAGGCGCAGCTCCTGCACTTGGACACGCTCGGTGAACGGCTCTCGACACTCGCCGGCATCAAGCGCGGAGCGTCGCCTGTGCGCGGTCCGGCGCCCGGGCAGGGTGGCGCATTCGTGCCGGCGCCACTGGGCGCCGAGGAATTGCAGCACGAAATTGACCGCCTGGCGCTGGAGGTTGATGTGCGGACCGATGAGTTGGCAGAGTTCGAATTGCGCTTTCTGGAAAAACGCGTCAGGGAGCGGCTGATGCCGACGACCCTGCCGGTCAAGGATGCCTTTCTCGGTTCGCCCTTCGGTCATCGCAGTGACCCCATCCTCGGCCAGCGGGCGATGCACGAAGGCATCGACTTCAATGCCGAGCCTGGCACGCCGGTGGTTGTCGCTGCCGATGGAGTGATTTTCTCGGCTGCCTATCAGGGCGATTTCGGCAACATGATCGAGGTTGACCATGGCGATGGCCTGGTCACCCGCTATGCCCACCTGTCGCGCATGGACGCGAAGATTGGCGGCCTGGTCAAGCGCGGCGAAACGATCGGTGCGGTCGGCACCACTGGCCGTACCACCGGCCCACACCTGCATTTTGAGGTACGCATGCTCGGCGTCGCGCAGAACCCGGCGCAATTTCTGAAGCAGGGTGACGAATACGCACTGCTCAAGCGCCGTTAA
- a CDS encoding site-specific DNA-methyltransferase, which yields MAKSLLEQLPDIVTKGRQQAEKILESLESRHRVGLQTREWVLPAKDSAATDWIAANERREWLTSVQPGLFGEVQPSLEDIAPWTNRLIYGDNLLAMAALLAGDEKTPSLRGKVDLIYIDPPFDSKADYRTKVSLPGVELEQKPNVIEQFAYSDTWADGTVSYLAMITPRLILMRELLADTGSIYVHLDWHIGHYVKIVMDEIFGKDCFRNEIVWRRSYSHNDGNKFGAIHDTLFFYTKTNGYHFQPVFVPRSDGETAEEYPDICKLTGNRYKSVSMNAAGQGEPRYFGDRGLLKPPSGRHWVWSQERIDIALTEEKIFFSSTGTPRYKQYGNDIEGKQVQDLWFDFMAISSRSNEGLNYATQKPEKLLDRIIRASCPEGGLVADFNGGSGTTAAVAEKLGRRWITTDLGKPACMIMRKRLIDQNARPFLYQAIGDYQVEAAKAMLGRDFRIGDLAQIVLSLYGALPLPAEENPVRNLGQVTGGGHKTLVLADSPNKLTGAATLKKAVAQRDNLMGGWDRVVVLGWNFEPSIGETIAALNDRRLEVLVIPPDLMDRLKKKGGLEKLRGTVRFSSLQYLTIHPVERTVAVDGQETLKIKLRNYVLLSPEAINLDEANRTKLQAIANAEPLALIEYWAVDPDYDGQVFRSVWQDYRGNTENDGDPLRVVTEACFQTPATPGPRRVCVRVVDVFGFEAEASATVALAS from the coding sequence ATGGCGAAGTCATTGCTCGAACAACTCCCGGACATCGTCACCAAAGGCCGGCAACAAGCCGAAAAAATCCTCGAAAGTCTGGAAAGCCGTCACCGCGTCGGTCTGCAAACCCGGGAATGGGTACTGCCAGCCAAGGACAGCGCCGCGACCGACTGGATTGCCGCCAACGAACGGCGGGAATGGCTGACTAGCGTGCAGCCCGGCCTATTCGGCGAAGTGCAACCCTCGCTGGAAGACATTGCGCCGTGGACCAATCGCCTGATCTACGGCGACAACCTGCTGGCAATGGCGGCGCTACTGGCCGGCGACGAAAAGACCCCCAGCCTGCGCGGCAAGGTCGACCTTATTTACATCGACCCGCCGTTCGATTCCAAGGCCGACTACCGCACCAAAGTCAGCTTGCCCGGCGTTGAACTGGAACAGAAGCCCAACGTCATCGAACAGTTCGCCTATTCCGATACCTGGGCTGATGGCACGGTTTCGTATCTGGCGATGATTACGCCCCGGTTGATTTTGATGCGCGAGTTGCTGGCCGACACCGGGTCGATCTACGTGCACCTCGACTGGCATATCGGACATTACGTGAAAATCGTGATGGATGAGATTTTTGGGAAGGATTGTTTTCGCAATGAGATCGTTTGGCGTCGTTCATATAGCCATAACGACGGAAACAAGTTTGGTGCCATTCACGACACCTTGTTTTTCTACACGAAGACAAACGGCTATCACTTCCAGCCAGTATTCGTTCCACGCAGCGATGGGGAAACGGCGGAAGAGTATCCCGATATCTGCAAGTTAACAGGCAATCGATACAAATCGGTATCGATGAATGCTGCTGGTCAGGGGGAGCCACGCTACTTCGGTGATCGAGGATTGCTAAAACCACCCTCGGGGCGACACTGGGTATGGTCCCAAGAGCGCATTGATATTGCTCTGACTGAGGAGAAGATATTTTTTTCGTCGACAGGCACGCCCCGCTACAAGCAGTACGGCAATGATATTGAAGGCAAACAGGTTCAAGACCTTTGGTTTGACTTCATGGCAATTTCATCGCGCTCCAATGAAGGGCTGAACTACGCCACCCAAAAACCCGAAAAACTCCTCGACCGCATTATCCGCGCATCTTGCCCAGAAGGTGGATTAGTCGCCGACTTCAACGGCGGCTCCGGCACCACCGCCGCCGTCGCCGAAAAACTTGGCCGGCGCTGGATCACCACTGATCTCGGCAAACCAGCCTGCATGATCATGCGCAAGCGGCTGATCGACCAGAACGCTCGCCCCTTCCTCTATCAGGCCATCGGCGATTATCAGGTGGAGGCGGCCAAAGCCATGCTGGGCCGCGATTTCCGCATCGGCGATCTGGCGCAGATCGTTCTCTCGCTGTATGGTGCGCTGCCCTTGCCGGCGGAGGAGAACCCGGTGCGCAATCTCGGTCAGGTAACGGGTGGTGGCCACAAGACGCTGGTGCTGGCCGATTCGCCGAACAAGCTGACCGGCGCCGCGACGCTGAAGAAGGCCGTCGCCCAGCGCGACAACCTGATGGGCGGCTGGGATCGTGTCGTCGTCCTCGGCTGGAATTTCGAGCCGTCCATTGGCGAAACCATCGCCGCGCTGAACGATAGACGACTGGAAGTGCTGGTCATTCCGCCTGATTTGATGGATCGCCTGAAGAAAAAGGGCGGACTGGAAAAACTGCGCGGCACGGTGCGCTTCTCCAGTCTGCAATACCTGACCATTCACCCAGTGGAACGCACTGTTGCGGTCGACGGTCAGGAAACACTGAAAATCAAACTCAGGAATTACGTGCTGTTGTCGCCGGAAGCGATCAACCTCGACGAGGCCAATCGAACCAAGTTGCAGGCCATCGCCAATGCCGAGCCGCTGGCGCTGATTGAATATTGGGCGGTGGACCCGGATTACGACGGCCAGGTTTTCCGCTCGGTGTGGCAGGACTACCGGGGCAATACCGAAAACGACGGCGACCCGCTGCGCGTGGTGACGGAAGCCTGTTTCCAGACCCCAGCCACACCCGGCCCACGCCGGGTGTGCGTCCGGGTGGTGGATGTCTTTGGCTTTGAGGCGGAGGCCAGCGCCACCGTGGCATTGGCATCATGA
- a CDS encoding DEAD/DEAH box helicase family protein, protein MIKAPDMLPLAAALTARTQQLCSGLEDGSADLYDLVTPISAELLRWWFLDDICLTRRFNFHPGQKQAILNTIVAHEVLAAPNLLALYQQVAPEALLGGTTLAEVASAKHAHPKYCLKMATGTGKTWVLQALLVWQLLNANAARANAAVDPRFTRNFLLVAPGLIVYDRLLDAFCGKLHDGVRDFATSDVACYAELFLPEGQRETVFGFVRGNVCAKEDIGLKTTGNGLLAITNWHLLSEVVEEAPEPEFDAPGVSPEAQQVISGLLPLTPGRATGNSLEVLDRRYARGGVLDYLARLPDLLAFNDEAHHIHEVKKEGESTEVEWQKSLSRIAESKGRRFVQLDFSATPYNDVGAGKNKRKLYFPHIIVDFDLKQAMAAGLVKSLVLDRRKEIGALPLEFKAERDEDGNPTLAQGQRVMLRAGFAKLKKLEADFATVDALRRPKMLIVCEDTSVSPLVTRFFCDELGLADDEILAVDSGKKAELGEKEWAPLRERLFDIDRHAQPRILVSVLMLREGFDVNNICVIVPLRSSQAQILLEQTIGRGLRLMWRDAEFAELKHDNRESIKAGQEPKSLIDVLSIVEHPAFQSFYDELMAAGLVGSTSEESDSTSSAGDLISVGLRDGYEAFDFAIPFILREAEERLEHRPPPLETLLPFTAIGREELSAMLGKGDVFVSQDLQTRTLFGDYRVDGVVMNVTGYNDFLTRLTRRIGQALSQPLPRGNRIASHLANPYLQVNSAELAAWLDEYIRERLFGAGFEPLADESWRLLLLQPVLDHVTKVFAVALIDSETRPTVGQTEVLYRHLSEVGTLPMRESSSLAVAKCIYERLPYPARNGGLEKAFIEWAQADSGVEAFCKISETRHDFVRLRYVKEDGLPAFYSPDFLVGTQHTVYLVETKAEGQLTTPNVQRKLKAAAAWCERINGLAGDVESAKRNWHYVLLGERLFDEWRSKGARLPDLLDFARIRPVAGILAQGRLNFNGA, encoded by the coding sequence ATGATCAAGGCGCCAGATATGCTTCCCCTCGCCGCCGCTCTCACCGCCAGGACCCAACAATTGTGCAGCGGCCTCGAAGACGGCAGCGCCGATCTCTACGATCTGGTGACGCCGATCAGCGCCGAATTGTTGCGTTGGTGGTTTCTCGACGATATTTGCCTTACCCGACGTTTCAATTTTCACCCCGGCCAGAAGCAGGCCATCCTCAATACCATCGTCGCCCATGAAGTGCTGGCCGCCCCGAACTTGCTGGCCTTGTATCAGCAAGTGGCGCCGGAGGCGCTGCTCGGAGGAACAACGCTGGCCGAGGTGGCGAGCGCCAAGCATGCTCACCCCAAGTATTGCCTGAAGATGGCGACGGGTACGGGCAAGACCTGGGTCTTGCAGGCGCTGTTGGTCTGGCAATTGCTCAACGCCAATGCGGCGCGGGCGAATGCTGCGGTCGACCCGCGTTTTACCCGGAATTTCCTGCTCGTCGCGCCGGGGCTGATTGTTTATGACCGCCTGCTCGATGCCTTCTGCGGCAAGCTGCACGATGGCGTGCGCGACTTCGCGACTTCCGATGTGGCGTGCTATGCCGAATTGTTCCTCCCCGAAGGGCAGCGCGAAACGGTTTTCGGCTTCGTGCGCGGCAACGTCTGCGCCAAGGAAGACATCGGACTGAAGACGACCGGCAACGGCCTGCTGGCGATCACCAACTGGCATCTGCTATCGGAAGTGGTGGAAGAGGCGCCTGAACCGGAATTTGATGCGCCCGGTGTGTCGCCGGAAGCGCAACAGGTGATTTCCGGGCTGCTGCCACTGACACCGGGGCGGGCGACCGGCAACAGCCTGGAGGTGCTCGACCGCCGCTATGCGCGCGGCGGGGTGCTCGATTACCTGGCCAGGCTGCCCGACCTGCTGGCCTTCAACGACGAGGCGCATCACATCCACGAGGTGAAAAAGGAGGGTGAAAGCACCGAGGTGGAGTGGCAGAAAAGCCTCTCGCGTATCGCCGAAAGCAAGGGGCGGCGCTTCGTCCAGCTCGATTTCTCGGCGACGCCTTACAACGATGTCGGTGCCGGCAAGAACAAACGCAAGCTGTATTTCCCGCACATCATTGTCGATTTTGACCTCAAGCAGGCGATGGCGGCCGGGCTGGTAAAGTCGCTGGTGCTCGACCGGCGCAAGGAAATCGGCGCGTTGCCGCTGGAGTTCAAGGCTGAGCGCGACGAGGACGGCAATCCGACGCTCGCGCAAGGCCAACGTGTGATGCTGCGCGCCGGCTTTGCCAAACTGAAGAAACTGGAGGCCGACTTTGCCACGGTCGACGCGCTCCGGCGCCCCAAAATGCTGATCGTCTGTGAGGACACGAGCGTTTCGCCGCTGGTCACGCGCTTCTTTTGCGACGAACTGGGGCTTGCGGATGACGAAATTCTGGCGGTCGACTCGGGCAAAAAGGCTGAATTGGGTGAGAAGGAATGGGCGCCATTGCGCGAACGGCTGTTCGACATCGACCGCCATGCCCAGCCACGGATCCTCGTCAGTGTGCTGATGTTGCGCGAGGGTTTCGACGTCAACAACATCTGCGTCATCGTGCCGCTGCGTTCCTCGCAGGCGCAAATCCTGCTCGAACAGACCATCGGGCGTGGCCTGCGCCTGATGTGGCGGGATGCCGAATTCGCTGAACTGAAGCATGACAACCGGGAAAGCATCAAGGCCGGGCAGGAACCGAAAAGCCTGATCGACGTGCTCTCGATCGTCGAGCATCCGGCCTTTCAGTCCTTTTACGACGAGCTGATGGCGGCCGGGCTGGTTGGCAGCACCAGCGAAGAGAGCGACAGCACGAGCAGCGCCGGCGACCTGATTTCGGTCGGCCTGCGCGACGGCTACGAGGCTTTCGACTTCGCCATTCCCTTCATCCTGCGCGAGGCCGAGGAGCGCCTGGAACATCGTCCGCCGCCGCTGGAAACCCTGCTGCCCTTTACCGCCATTGGCCGCGAAGAACTGTCCGCCATGCTTGGCAAGGGCGATGTCTTTGTTTCACAGGATTTGCAGACCCGTACCCTGTTCGGCGATTACCGGGTCGATGGCGTGGTAATGAACGTGACTGGCTACAACGATTTCCTGACCCGTCTGACCCGGCGCATCGGGCAGGCCTTGAGCCAACCGCTGCCGAGGGGCAACAGGATTGCCTCGCACCTTGCCAATCCCTATCTACAAGTCAATTCCGCAGAACTTGCGGCGTGGCTGGATGAGTACATTCGCGAGCGCCTGTTCGGCGCCGGCTTCGAGCCGCTGGCCGATGAGAGCTGGCGCTTGCTCCTGCTGCAACCGGTGCTCGACCATGTGACCAAAGTCTTCGCAGTGGCCTTAATCGACTCCGAAACGCGCCCCACCGTGGGCCAGACGGAGGTTTTGTATCGCCATTTGTCGGAAGTCGGCACGCTACCCATGCGCGAAAGCAGCTCGCTAGCGGTCGCCAAGTGCATCTATGAACGCCTGCCTTATCCGGCACGAAATGGCGGACTGGAAAAGGCATTCATCGAGTGGGCGCAGGCCGACAGCGGGGTCGAGGCATTTTGCAAGATCAGCGAGACGCGCCACGACTTTGTGCGCTTGCGTTACGTCAAGGAAGACGGGCTGCCGGCTTTCTATTCCCCGGATTTTCTGGTGGGCACGCAGCACACGGTCTATCTCGTCGAAACCAAAGCCGAAGGCCAGTTGACCACACCGAATGTACAGCGAAAACTGAAGGCAGCCGCCGCCTGGTGCGAACGGATCAACGGATTAGCCGGCGATGTAGAGTCGGCAAAGCGCAACTGGCATTACGTGCTGCTCGGCGAACGCCTGTTTGACGAATGGAGAAGCAAAGGCGCCCGCTTGCCGGATCTGCTCGACTTCGCGCGAATCCGCCCGGTGGCCGGCATCCTGGCGCAAGGCCGATTGAATTTTAACGGCGCTTGA